One Triticum dicoccoides isolate Atlit2015 ecotype Zavitan chromosome 3B, WEW_v2.0, whole genome shotgun sequence genomic window, CCTCCCTGACAAAGCAAAGGTCGCTGATAGTGGGCCTGATAAAAAGGATTACATCGTCTGCGTAAATCGAGAGTCTCTGAAGAGGAGTGCATCCTGGCATCGCGCTGATGGCCCTCATCTGTTGAGCCTTGATCATCATCGAGGAGAGAGTGTCCATGGCAATGACAAACAGAAGAGGGGAGACTGGGTCCCCTTGGTGTAGCCCTTTTGCATGTCTGAACTTCCTGCTCTGGCAGCCGTTGACAATCACCCGTGAGCTGGCTGTGGTGAGCAGCGTAGCCAGcctcaacacccaaagctcagagaAGCCTTTGGCTATCAACACCTCAAACAGGAAAGACCAGGAGATGGAGTCAAAGGCGCGTGAGATATCGAGCTTTATCATGACACCTTTCGCCTCTCTTTTATGCAGATTTCGAGCCAACTGTCTATCCAGTAGAAAGTTGTCATGAATATTCCTCCCATGGATATAAGCCGACTGATTCACGTGCACCAAATCTCCCATACGAGGGTAGAGCCTCGAAGCCATCAACTTAGAGTTAATCTTGGGTATGCTATGAAGTAGGCTGATTGGTCGAAAGTCTCCAATTCTGCAAGCATCCGGTTTCTTGGGGATGAGAGTGATAATAGCCTGATTAAGCCTGCCAAAACCCCGGCCATTGCCCAACTAAAATTTGTGAATCGCAGCCATGACATCCCCCTTAATGATCTGCCAAGCTTTGCAGAAGAAGAGACCAATGAATCCATCAGGACCGGGCGCGCGATCCGATGGCATACCTTTGATGACCGTCCAGATCTCCTCCTCCGTAAAGATGTTGTCTAGCTCATGCATATCTAAGGGCTCCACCCCAAAAAAAATCCAAGTTGAGGGTTAGATCTCTGGATTGATACGTGCCCACCAACTCCTTGTACGCGTTAAAGAACGCCTCCTCCTTGCCCTCTTGCTCTGTGATGATCTGATCGCCAAGGTGCAGCGCCGGGATGAAGTTCCTTAGTTTCCTGCCATTGGCCATGAGATGGAACAATTTGGTATTGGCATCCCCTTCACAAAGCCAACGAATCCGAGAGCGCTGACGGGCAATCGTGCGTTCAAGCGATGCTAGCCCCAGGGATGCCAGCTTGAGATTGTAGCGCAGCCACCGCTCACCAGCAGAAAGCACACGATGGTCCATGGCTCTGTCCAACTGCAATATCACCCAATTCGCGATTGCAATTTGCAACTTAACATTCCCAACTTTTTTCTGACCCCACGCCGTCAGGTGTTGTGCCGTGTTACACAGCAATACATCCAGGCGATGGAACGGCTCTGTTATGTCCGGATCACAGATCCAGGCCTCCTTGACTGCCTCCTCAAAGCCCTCCAACTTGGTCCAGAATGCCTCAAAGCGAAATCTCCTGTGCGGCTGAAGGTGATCGTCTAAAGCCAAGTGGAGCGGGCAGTGATCTGATGTCGCAGTTGACAGAGCCTGAAGCATGCAGTCAGGATGCTCAAGCTCCCAGTCCACCGACACGAATGCTCGATCGATCTTAGTCAGAGTGGGGACTTCTCTTTCGTTGCTCCAAGTGAACTGTCGACCGTGGAGGAAGAGCTCCTTCAGACCATTGTCGTCGATAAACCTCCTAAATTTACTCATCCTCCTCCTGTCCAACAACGAGTTGTTTTTGTCAGAGGCCTGAAGGATAAGGTTGAAATCACCAACTGCTAGCCATGGACCAGGGCAGAGCATGCGCCTCGCAGAAAGTTCCTCCAAAAATTGAACTTTCTTGTTATCGTCTTGAGGCCCGTACACCACACAAAGCCACCACGGGTTCCCCTCCGAAGGAACCACGTACGCCGTGATGAAGTTGGTGTCGCACACTTGGTTAGATATGCCAACCACCGAAGAATCCCACGCCAGAATGATACCACCTCTAGTACCCACCGCCGGCAAGTAAGCAAACCCATCATACACTGGTCCACTACATCGAGTTTAGATTCTTGGATACAAAGGATAGCCGGCCTACTAGAGTCTACGAACTCCCGCAACGCCTTCCGTTTAGTCGGACTGTTCAAGCCACGAACATTCCAACTTACTAACTCCACTTTGATGCTTGACATTGGGAAACAGGGGCACTCCCAACAGTCAGCACGATTAGGCCATAGCCATGGCCTCCGCAGTGCTGTCCGCTCCAAAGTCCAAAGGCAATGACTTCCCAAAAATGGCCGCAATGGTGCGCAGATGCCGCTCCTGCAGCGGCGAGTTGAACAATCCATGCAACTGATccaggcactactagaaaaacccctactaatggcgcacctaatatggccattaatggcgcatcagtggtgcgccattactagcacgccattagtaatttttactaatggcgcaccactggtgcgccattagtatctggtatactaatggcgcacctagcagtgcgccattagtataccattcgGTGCCCCACTGATATTCCCtctaggtgcgccactaataaccttataggtgcgccactagtaataaaggaaggtgcgccactaataagggcttatatgcgccactagtaatgtatttggaaaacaaaaaaaatccaattttacagaaaacaacctataaggaaaataatttaaaaacaaaaaatgaaatagaatcatattttttattatagtaagaatattacaatgtctttacaagtatccaataaaaggaaaattgcaaggaaataaaaaaaattcctaaaactaatcttctagtaatcttttcttctttttcttcactttaTCCCTGCAAAATGTAACAAAATAAATAGAAATACAAACAAACTATTTATAACATGTCAATATTGTCATTTTTTATAACATGTCAATACTGTCTTTTCCAGAATTACATGGTGTGAATATTGTATGAGTAAGATTATAATGGAAATGAATTGCAGAGGACATATGAGGTTCAACACTAATCATCGACAATATGGAAGCGCTATGTACATATATGGGGCATTCGTTCTTCGTTCTTCGCTCTCCGACCGACCGCACCCACCCTACCAGGACTGCTCGGTGTTGCCCTCACCTGCATTGTTCCTTTTTTTTGAGAATGAAAGAGAGGGAATGAAAACCTGAGCGATTTCAAGCATGTGATGAAAGGATTGTTTTTGGGCCGATCGCCGTACCTTTTTCTCTTGCTCTTGTCTGACGAGGACGAGGTAGGGTTGCTGTGCCAGTTCCGCTTGCGCTGGTTGATGAACCAGTTGTTGATCTGCTTCAGCTGCAGCCCCGTCTCCTGCACCAGCCGCGCCTTGTCCTCCTCCTAGCAATACCCACCAGCGATGCTCATCAGTAGCACAACAAGAATTGCATGTAAAATGGTGACAAAGTTGCTGGCCATGACGGTATATGCGGGATGTCTGTCACATACAGTTGGGTACGGCCATTTGGCGTGGGCTTGCCACCAAGCTTTCAGGGTAGACGCCGTGTCCCCTGGGAGCTTTCTGGCTCTTCGCTTCCGCAGTATCTCCTCCCTGATGTACACAAGCTTTTCTCTATACCCCTGCAAAGTCAGGAAAATAATTTTGTTTACAGTTCAGTTTGGACACCAACATAGTGGCAGCTGACAGAATGGAAGGCAACGACTTTTACCTGTTTAAGCTCATGCTTCAGCTCTTGCCTCACGCACTCGACCAAGGATCTCTCACCCCCGGTTAGCATTCCGAAGCCCATGCCATCTGACACATCATTCCCGTCAAACATGTTGCTCTCACTGTCGACCGGATTGTCTTCATCATCGGACATAGTTGCCCCGGTGCCTTCACCAGGAGATGCCCCTATAGGAAGAATCGATATTAGCAAAACTCAGAACTGGCCAATCTCCAACTTATCCTGGTCACATTTATATTGCGTCTTGCCTTGGCAGGTACTTATTCTTGCTCTAGTTTTTTTTCAGTACAATATATAACTAAGCCTATCCAGGCTTAATCTTGCTCTATTTTTTTTTCTGACACAATTCTCATTATTATCTGAAGGCAAACTTCCATGTTCAAGCATATTCCTCTCATTGATGATTACACATACAAACAGATTATGCAAAGTTCTATTGtcaacaaaaaaaaaagaaaaatcactCCCTTTGGTTTTGACAGCGACACCAGTTTCCAGTGTGACTGGATATTGGCATGGTTTTCTCATAGGTGTGTGCCTCGTGATGCCTATAGGCAGAATGGTGGAAAATGTGACGTAGCAAAAGGAACTAAAAATAGTACTATATGCAGACAATCAATATCCGTGAATTAAATTCAAGTAAAGTACAATTCCACTAGAAATTTTGTAGCCATGTCAGTTCATTTTGACGATGAAGCATTATTCAATATGCAACACTTTTTTTGCACTACGCAAGGGGCTTCTTTTCCTATATGGATTATATGTCATTTTGACAAGCAACATAAAGTATCTGAAAGGGTAACCCTTGTGTGATGGTTCCCGATTATATAGTCCGTGACTGTTCCGTGTGGAAGCTAATTGCAGTAGACATATTAAGAGAGACTTTATCAGGACAACTTAGCTAAGATTATGAACGCAAGGTACTGTCAGTTCAGTTGCATGGTTGGTGCAACACAAGGTTCATGAATAACTGCCACATACACCGAACTTAAATCTCAAAAGGTACAGCTTTGAAGCCAGGTCCAACAGCTCAAAGTCTGCAACTCTTGTAACTAATAATAATATATAAGAAGGAACCGGTACTACTATAAAGGTGGACCTAGTATCTCATAGGACCTACAAGGGTGTGAATTATGACCTATATTTTCTGTCACGACGCGCAATAATACAGGAAAATGGCCAGTCATCGAGCTCTTTCTAGTTGAGTTGAAaaacaaaatataagacgtttttgcagttcttATATTCTGGTACAGAGGTAGTATTTGTGTTATGTTTGTACTCGCTGGATGCAGAGAGCAGAAGCAATGGATCCCTTCTTTTAAAAAAGAATTCCCCTGTGGTTGAGATCCTATGAAACGGCGCCCCTCATGTAGCATGATACTTACTGTGACTATCAACCTCTTAATAAGCATGTAGTGTAGAGATTGTAAAACCCTCTTCCTAGAGAATTTAAGAAGCACTTATCTTGCTGCTGAACTGATGAAGTTAAGATGATGTATGGTACCTgt contains:
- the LOC119278551 gene encoding homeobox protein knotted-1-like 11, whose amino-acid sequence is MVRVAAGHLLHLPSRPLIGSFYVQGRLLLLEAHVACLRVATPVDQLPCIDAQIAARAPPPVPPAAAPAGGEELDLFMTHYVLLLCSFKEQLQQHVRIHAMEAVMACWELEQTLQSLTGASPGEGTGATMSDDEDNPVDSESNMFDGNDVSDGMGFGMLTGGERSLVECVRQELKHELKQGYREKLVYIREEILRKRRARKLPGDTASTLKAWWQAHAKWPYPTEEDKARLVQETGLQLKQINNWFINQRKRNWHSNPTSSSSDKSKRKRNNAGEGNTEQSW